A window of Corticium candelabrum chromosome 3, ooCorCand1.1, whole genome shotgun sequence contains these coding sequences:
- the LOC134177281 gene encoding uncharacterized protein LOC134177281 gives MKRAMWYYLFLVTAGLAVMSHACEICDKEEKKTGIEGDSKPVDCDWVCDNSYEKGSHRRNYVHIENVHIHDSNINIHGWAGFNAQHEGDRSRKWYSPQQSTTANKAMTKKKEKKQKVTHKKAKSITKDPPKLEIEIEDEDIEVDSEEFSDYDE, from the exons ATGAAAAGAGCGATGTGGTACTACTTGTTTCTCGTTACTGCCGGCTTGGCTGTGATGTCGCATGCGTGTGAAATATGCGACAAGGAAGAGAAAAAGACGGGCATCGAAGGCGACAGCAAACCTGTTGACTGTGACTGGGTGTGCGATAATTCCTATGAAAAAGGATCTCACCGTAGAAATTACGTCCACATCGAAAATGTCCACATTCATGATAGCAATATCAATATTCATGGATGGGCAGGGTTCAATGCACAACACGAAGGCGACAGATCAAGAAAATGGTACAGTCCACAACAATCCACGACTGCAAACAAAGCTATG ACCAAGAAAAAggaaaagaaacagaaagtgACTCATAAAAAAGCAAAGTCTATTACCAAAGATCCGCCCAAACTAGAAATCGAAATAGAAGACGAAGACATAGAAGTTGACTCAGAAGAATTCTCTGACTATGATGAATAA
- the LOC134177288 gene encoding glutamic acid-rich protein-like, with product MKPVSCCLFLVIAGFLAISHARETSITPADCTNYDWACDSDVYNDRAEELEDGLQKWNGLQKRDETQKRDGLQKLGRAQTFKTKIRAMGNIMKQEEEQKEANSHSKFITRALTLDEDWDKSDEDWDKLDEDWDKSDEDWDKSDEDWDKLDEDWDKSDEDWDKSDEDWDNWERTGISKVTQIKAPRR from the exons ATGAAACCGGTGTCCTGTTGCTTGTTTCTCGTCATCGCTGGCTTCTTAGCCATCTCACATGCACGTGAGACCTCCATCACACCAGCTGACTGCACCAATTATGACTGGGCCTGTGATTCTGATGTATACAATGATAGAGCTGAAGAGCTCGAGGATGGACTGCAGAAATGGAATGGGCTGCAGAAACGGGATGAAACGCAGAAACGGGATGGACTGCAGAAACTGGGCAGAGCACAAACATTCAAGACTAAAATCAGAGCTatg GGCAACATAATGAAACAAGAAGAGGAACAAAAAGAAGCAAATTCTCATAGCAAGTTCATTACCAGAGCTCTGACTCTAGACGAAGACTGGGACAAGTCAGATGAAGACTGGGACAAGTTAGATGAAGACTGGGACAAGTCAGATGAAGACTGGGACAAGTCAGATGAAGACTGGGACAAGTTAGATGAAGACTGGGACAAGTCAGATGAAGACTGGGACAAGTCAGATGAAGACTGGGACAACTGGGAGAGAACCGGGATTTCAAAGGTTACCCAAATTAAGGCACCAAGAAGATAA
- the LOC134177426 gene encoding zinc finger CCCH domain-containing protein 13-like, translated as MGDPDSPPFNGDVYPRIWFAGELPPEGQPPTTDMPSDCPDESASMKVASTRRVEKTKNAGACERNGGESGEKPDGWVDDETLPGDDETSASAGIEEEGEEDPEQRLVIDFDDGSLAADSEMDAKRRKRKSFRPQKYQPGARREAPAIVQDHLAGEAGQQTGVEDWKVTSEFDRQREYNREYKRKRRSNPDVRAKERERQKEYQRLRRSDPTFVAMERQKRKNRQQEKCTDPDLLEKRRARQREYARARRANPEYAAREREKNRLYQKQRREDPVFVVQEREKQRHRLELLRQKRANPEFAAKEREKNREYQRQKRMDLAFLAKEREKRKERIETVQMTADERADQTNDQFNVSPERTECLSDVTHRSEIVTHPMIYGSTAIVEGDIEITYETSNVIVNSKNEENNATAGDPRSHCNEQMEDFECQSGDIINKDGKHDSNANLSNNPNNTKVSSLTSNEHRNVDSSKSNVQRLKEVAVQGPVVMDRN; from the coding sequence ATGGGGGATCCAGACTCGCCGCCATTCAACGGAGACGTCTACCCACGCATCTGGTTCGCCGGCGAATTGCCACCCGAAGGGCAGCCACCGACGACCGACATGCCGTCCGACTGTCCGGACGAGTCCGCGTCAATGAAAGTCGCGTCTACTCGTCGCGTCGAGAAGACAAAGAATGCGGGCGCTTGCGAACGAAACGGCGGAGAGTCGGGCGAGAAGCCAGATGGATGGGTAGACGACGAGACACTCCCAGGCGACGACGAAACGTCGGCGTCGGCTGGAATCGAGGAAGAGGGCGAAGAGGATCCGGAGCAGAGATTGGTGATCGACTTTGATGACGGATCACTGGCTGCAGACAGTGAAATGGACGCGAAGAGACGCAAGAGGAAATCGTTTCGTCCTCAAAAGTATCAGCCTGGTGCTCGACGAGAGGCGCCAGCGATTGTTCAAGACCATCTggcgggcgaagccgggcagcAGACTGGTGTGGAGGATTGGAAAGTGACGAGTGAGTTTGATAGGCAGAGAGAGTATAATCGTGAGTACAAGAGGAAGCGGCGCTCGAATCCCGACGTTCGAGCGAAGGAGCGCGAACGTCAGAAGGAGTATCAGAGATTGAGAAGGTCTGACCCCACCTTCGTTGCCATGGAGAGGCAGAAACGCAAGAACCGGCAACAGGAGAAATGTACTGACCCGGATCTGCTGGAGAAGAGACGAGCGAGGCAGAGAGAGTACGCGCGAGCGAGGAGGGCCAATCCGGAGTATGCAGCTCGAGAGCGAGAGAAGAATAGGTTGTATCAGAAGCAGCGACGAGAGGATCCGGTTTTCGTCGTTCAGGAGAGAGAGAAACAGCGGCACAGACTAGAGCTGTTACGACAGAAACGAGCCAATCCCGAGTTTGCTGCCAAGGAGAGAGAGAAAAATCGTGAATATCAACGACAGAAGAGGATGGATTTGGCGTTTCTGgcgaaagaaagagaaaagcGAAAGGAGAGAATAGAGACAGTTCAGATGACCGCAGACGAACGAGCCGACCAGACAAATGACCAATTTAATGTATCACCAGAGAGGACAGAGTGTTTAAGCGATGTCACTCACAGGTCTGAGATTGTGACCCACCCAATGATATACGGTTCGACAGCAATAGTTGAAGGTGACATAGAAATTACGTACGAAACAAGTAACGTTATTGTCAACAGTAAGAATGAGGAAAATAATGCGACTGCCGGAGATCCTCGAAGTCACTGCAATGAACAAATGGAGGATTTCGAATGTCAAAGTGGCGACATTATAAACAAAGATGGCAAACACGACTCGAATGCAAATTTGAGCAATAATCCGAACAACACCAAAGTATCGAGTTTGACATCAAACGAGCATCGTAATGTGGACAGTAGCAAATCGAACGTGCAAAGACTCAAAGAGGTGGCTGTACAGGGTCCGGTTGTGATGGATCGGAATTAA
- the LOC134177345 gene encoding uncharacterized protein LOC134177345 — MKLLMGEHGRSSKDVIVVQSARYLDKPTTRTIGTKLRSTTRERDGCDWDRASWVNAKCVELTHAQLHACEDKSMEERSITDTSRDTLAGQRQDAVLKQRGKRKAFVPKRFMLENSFPLHVSSATTSSENNILNLGDSTFVGTANRIENHTKVTSVYTSDNGSKLQGNQTSSELCQNYPAFYRYLEEIHCKKAMGQSRSQRSQSGCAKAVKQQQPFGRPRQVKPKTWQTSSKTVVKWDHIYAKNTCDITYWHKSRRKCKGRLPGYHLTSTSSVSDKQRQRLLPKSTSQSLNRCNSTMSQQSRQSQLPFDEIHRSWNTTINSQV; from the coding sequence ATGAAACTTTTGATGGGTGAACACGGACGATCATCAAAAGATGTAATTGTTGTACAATCAGCTCGCTACTTGGACAAACCGACAACGAGGACGATTGGGACAAAATTGCGTTCAACGACGAGGGAAAGAGACGGCTGTGATTGGGATAGAGCTTCTTGGGTAAACGCCAAGTGTGTAGAacttacgcatgcgcagttacATGCTTGTGAGGATAAGTCCATGGAAGAGAGAAGTATCACAGatacatcacgtgacactcTAGCTGGCCAAAGGCAGGATGCAGTTTTGAAACAGCGTGGAAAGAGAAAAGCGTTTGTTCCGAAAAGATTTATGTTGGAAAATTCATTTCCATTGCATGTGTCTTCAGCCACGACGTCATCagaaaataatattttgaaCCTTGGTGACAGTACTTTTGTTGGTACAGCAAATCGCATTGAAAATCACACAAAAGTAACTTCTGTGTATACAAGTGATAATGGAAGTAAATTGCAAGGCAATCAGACGTCTTCTGAGTTATGCCAGAATTACCCTGCTTTCTACAGATATCTAGAGGAGATTCATTGCAAAAAAGCAATGGGACAGTCTCGGTCACAGAGATCGCAATCTGGTTGTGCCAAAGCTGTGAAGCAACAACAGCCATTCGGTCGTCCACGTCAAGTGAAGCCAAAGACATGGCAAACAAGTTCTAAAACTGTTGTTAAATGGGATCATATTTATGCAAAGAACACATGTGACATCACATATTGGCACAAATCTAGAAGAAAGTGCAAGGGAAGGTTACCTGGTTACCATCTTACTTCGACATCTAGTGTATCAGACAAACAGCGACAACGTTTGCTACCCAAGAGCACAAGTCAGTCTTTGAATCGATGTAACAGTACAATGTCACAACAGAGTCGTCAGTCACAGTTGCCGTTTGACGAAATCCATCGGTCTTGGAACACAACAATTAACAGCCAAGTTTGA
- the LOC134177243 gene encoding centrosomal protein of 83 kDa-like: MSQFQAIVGKQCSRRLTTGSSSVLSRQTSLLQEPPACVDFDPERHSDNELLYRLTAVLALQNLYSEKIKENRELKSRLQMHEIRSSRLREESQEENSRSLSADDARSDGDCLFPKLYQNLQFQLSEQAKVIAHVEGMTASGLAKRYCELKEEHRHQQMVIKELMQERKTWREARSPLDEDDEAIERTVFEKNKLTTLTRELSLQLRERTREIDKLRCKLDVERYGRKEAQLQLGYLLNEFVQCCLQIPHVTNDPNLERVLEELRTKCEHLPEFGLQLAAAIDVFHDVPTVVEFLQIKDSESIDVAELSLAQVRDKITELQANEKRLRREARTQIIDQMRKRKQGSAKIKDLEERLDKCEAEKRLNEERLNDENHKLRRELDEHRRTLGNRSSYAAAAAQSVRALVELVEEQKMELKAGGENLRTKVLCLQKTVDELQRDKNELECNVDHLRATALEEATAKVKEDLDMLRLECGRLQSDRKSLEERLEVLQETKKRDSINNRSLSETVERLERQVYSKMLHRSACSVLGQRYSILYCMCVLRRLKNISLRW; encoded by the exons ATGTCGCAGTTTCAAGCTATCGTAGGTAAACAGTGCAGTCGCCGCCTAACGACGGGTAGCAGTTCAGTGCTCTCTAGACAAACATCGCTTTTACAAGAACCACCAGCTTGTGTTGATTTTGATCCGGAAAGGCACTCAGATAACGAGCTGTTGTACAGATTGACTGCTGTACTAGCATTACAGAATTTGTATTCAGAAAAAATCAAAGAAAACAGAGAATTAAAAAGTCGACTGCAAATGCATGAGATACGTTCTAGTCGACTAAGAGAAGAATCTCAAGAGGAGAATTCTCGATCACTCTCTGCTGATGATGCCAGAAGTGACGGAGATTGTCTCTTTCCTAAATTGTACCAAAACTTACAATTTCAATTGAGCGAACAAGCTAAAGTCATTGCTCATGTTGAGGGAATGACTGCATCAGGGCTAGCAAAG CGATATTGTGAATTAAAAGAAGAGCATCGACATCAACAGATGGTAATCAAAGAGTTGATGCAGGAACGTAAAACTTGGCGAGAGGCGCGGTCACCTcttgatgaagatgatgaagcaATAGAGAGAACGGTTTTCGAAAAAAATAAGCTG ACGACCCTAACTAGAGAACTAAGTTTACAACTGCGAGAACGGACACGCGAGATCGACAAACTACGTTGTAAACTAGACGTTGAGAGATACGGACGTAAGGAGGCGCAACTGCAGCTCGGCTATCTATTGAACGAATTCGTTCAGTGCTGCCTACAGATACCTCATGTGACTAACGATCCCAACCTAGAAAGAGTTCTAGAAGAGCTGCGAACAAAATGCGAACATTTGCCTGAGTTTGGTCTTCAACTGGCAGCTGCCATCGATGTATTCCACGACGTTCCCACTGTCGTTGAATTTCTTCAGATTAAGGATTCAGAATCTATTGACGTTGCCG AGCTGTCACTAGCTCAAGTTAGAGACAAAATAACGGAACTTCAGGCAAACGAGAAACGGCTGAGACGCGAGGCAAGAACCCAAATCATTGACCAGATGAGAAAGCGAAAACAA GGGTCCGCAAAAATCAAAGACTTGGAAGAAAGACTAGACAAATGTGAGGCTGAAAAGAGATTAAACGAGGAACGACTGAACGATGAGAACCACAAACTACGACGCGAGCTGGATGAGCATCGCCGTACCTTGGGAAATCGAAGTTCATACGCGGCGGCGGCGGCTCAGTCTGTGAGAGCATTAGTGGAGCTCGTCGAAGAACAGAAAATGGAGCTGAAAGCTGGAGGAGAAAATCTGCGCACAAAGGTCCTATGTCTTCAAAAGACCGTAGACGAATTACAACGTGACAAAAACGAACTTGAATGCAATGTTGACCACCTCAGAGCTACGGCACTAGAAGAGGCAACTGCAAAAGTAAAGGAAGATTTGGATATGTTAAGGTTAGAATGTGGCAGACTACAGAGTGATAGGAAATCGTTGGAAGAACGGCTGGAGGTACTACAAGAGACAAAGAAACGGGACAGCATCAACAACCGGTCCCTGTCTGAAACAGTGGAACGGTTGGAGCGTCAGGTATACAGCAAGATGTTGCATAGAAGTGCATGCAGCGTACTCGGACAGCGTTATAGTATACTTTACTGCATGTGTGTCTTACGTAGATTAAAGAACATCAGTCTGAGATGGTAG
- the LOC134177534 gene encoding uncharacterized protein LOC134177534, producing the protein MDKQNEQFKSLKRSMEARPKGLTIRHQIYILLLQYRSTPNTSTGKTPSELLMKRVLRTRLSLVKPTVGGEIRDGQESQTEAASRNREMLPGESVAVWNPRQDSRGRWLSGTIVQKLEPSNYFVNVNGQASYVHVDHILHRDIRSFPQDVHQEQASNTRDSTATMIPPQAGSYPEVSAEKTISSTDSTREDSVPTTPSHPELTETQSKQTDNMPTKKPIEKSTDRETRRYLTRNNRRPPRDIERFSGRE; encoded by the coding sequence ATGGACAAGCAGAACGAGCAGTTCAAATCTTTGAAGAGATCTATGGAGGCACGACCTAAAGGACTTACTATTCGACAtcaaatatatatactactGCTGCAGTATAGGTCGACTCCTAATACCTCAACAGGAAAAACGCCATCCGAGTTGCTAATGAAGAGAGTCTTACGAACAAGACTAAGCCTTGTTAAACCTACAGTTGGAGGAGAGATTCGAGACGGACAGGAGAGCCAAACAGAAGCAGCATCCAGAAATCGTGAGATGTTACCTGgagaatcagtggcagtatGGAACCCAAGACAAGATAGTCGGGGACGATGGCTCTCTGGAACAATAGTTCAGAAACTGGAACCGAGCAACTATTTTGTAAACGTGAATGGTCAGGCTAGCTATGTTCATGTAGACCATATATTACATCGTGATATCAGAAGTTTTCCACAGGATGTACATCAGGAGCAAGCTTCCAATACTCGTGATAGTACAGCGactatgattccaccacaagctGGAAGCTATCCCGAAGTCAGTGCTGAGAAGACAATCTCATCAACAGACTCTACTAGGGAAGACTCGGTACCAACTACTCCTAGCCACCCTGAGCTAACAGAGACACAGTCGAAACAGACTGATAACATGCCAACAAAGAAACCGATTGAAAAgtcaacagacagagaaactcGACGATATCTCACAAGGAACAATAGAAGACCCCCAAGAGATATCGAGAGATTTAGTGGAAGAGAGTAG
- the LOC134177735 gene encoding uncharacterized protein K02A2.6-like encodes MAGEENKEADMLSRLPMESRVLADLYENHLGSYRMKALARSYIWWPSLDMTLEELCKKCEICESQRNKPPAGIPHPWMYPTVSWEKVHADFAELEGQHYLIMIDAYSKWLEVHQMGQFQFSWHLKTIGDR; translated from the exons ATGGCTGGAGAGGAGAATAAGGAAGCAGATATGCTGTCCCGACTGCCAATGGAA TCAAGAGTTCTAGCAGATCTTTATGAAAACCACCTGGGTTCATATCGAATGAAGGCATTAGCTAGATCGTATATCTGGTGGCCGAGTTTGGACATGACGTTGGAAGAATTGtgcaagaaatgtgaaatttgCGAAAGTCAGAGAAATAAACCGCCTGCTGGTATTCCTCATCCATGGATGTATCCCACAGTATCTTGGGAGAAAGTTCACGCAGATTTTGCGGAGTTGGAAGGTCAACATTATCTTATTATGATTGACGCTTATTCCAAATGGTTGGAGGTGCATCAAATGGGCCAGTTTCAGTTTTCATGGCATCTCAAGACGATTGGTGACAGATAA